Proteins encoded within one genomic window of Candidatus Methylomirabilota bacterium:
- a CDS encoding tripartite tricarboxylate transporter permease, with product MLETLQNLYLGFSVALSPGVLLYAFVGCFIGTVVGVLPGVGPLAGISLLLPATFGLDATKAIVMLAGIYYGAMYGGSTTSILMRIPGEAASVMTCIDGYAMARKGRAGAALAIAAVGSYVAGTASVVALMFLAPPLASFALRFGPPEYFALLLLGLLVLAYMSGGSMLKALTMAALGLLLGMIGIDQMTGYFRFAYGLVELGDGIGVVPVAVGLFGLSEILATAGKGKPPDVIKPRLRELLPSRREWRESAMPIARGTVLGFLIGIIPGSAHIISSFVSYALERRLAKRPEEFGKGAVAGVAGPESANNSATSGAFVPMLALGVPSGPIPAVMLAAMMVHGVSPGPLLFKQQPELFWGFIASMYVGNVVLLILNLPMVGLFVNLLRVPYPLLYPGILTFCILGVYAVNNSVVDVWIMLATGVLGYLLRKLDFETAPIVLGLILAPMIEMALRQSLAMSDGHYAILVARPISAALLAVGAALVLLSLKPLVSRGLDWRARLALAEKGEEL from the coding sequence ATGCTCGAGACCCTGCAGAACCTCTACCTCGGCTTCTCGGTCGCTCTCTCGCCCGGCGTGCTCCTCTATGCGTTCGTCGGCTGCTTCATCGGGACCGTGGTGGGCGTCCTGCCCGGCGTGGGACCGCTGGCTGGCATCAGCCTGCTCCTGCCCGCGACCTTCGGCCTCGACGCTACCAAGGCCATCGTCATGCTGGCCGGCATCTACTACGGCGCCATGTACGGGGGCTCCACGACCTCGATCCTCATGCGCATTCCCGGCGAGGCGGCGTCGGTGATGACGTGCATCGACGGCTACGCGATGGCGCGTAAGGGGCGGGCGGGGGCCGCGCTGGCCATCGCCGCGGTGGGCTCCTACGTCGCCGGGACGGCCAGCGTGGTGGCGCTGATGTTCCTGGCCCCGCCGCTGGCCTCCTTTGCCCTGCGCTTCGGGCCGCCGGAATACTTTGCGCTGCTCCTGCTGGGGCTGCTCGTCCTCGCCTACATGAGCGGCGGCTCCATGCTCAAGGCCCTCACGATGGCGGCGCTGGGCCTGCTGCTCGGTATGATCGGCATCGACCAGATGACGGGCTACTTTCGCTTCGCCTACGGGCTCGTGGAGCTGGGAGACGGCATCGGCGTGGTGCCCGTGGCTGTCGGGCTCTTCGGGCTCAGCGAGATCCTTGCCACCGCGGGAAAGGGAAAACCCCCCGATGTCATCAAGCCCAGGCTGCGCGAGCTCCTCCCGTCGCGTCGCGAGTGGCGGGAGTCGGCCATGCCGATCGCCCGCGGCACCGTGCTCGGCTTTCTGATCGGCATCATCCCGGGCTCGGCCCACATCATCTCCAGCTTCGTCTCCTACGCCCTGGAGCGGCGGCTCGCCAAGCGGCCCGAGGAGTTCGGCAAGGGCGCCGTGGCCGGTGTGGCCGGGCCGGAGTCGGCCAACAACTCGGCCACGTCGGGGGCCTTCGTGCCCATGCTGGCGCTGGGCGTCCCCTCGGGCCCGATCCCCGCGGTGATGCTGGCCGCGATGATGGTGCACGGCGTGTCGCCGGGCCCGCTGCTGTTCAAGCAGCAGCCCGAGCTCTTCTGGGGGTTCATCGCCTCGATGTACGTGGGCAACGTCGTGCTGCTGATCCTGAACCTGCCAATGGTGGGGCTCTTCGTGAACCTCCTGCGAGTCCCGTATCCACTGCTGTATCCGGGCATCCTGACCTTCTGCATCCTCGGGGTCTACGCGGTGAACAACAGCGTGGTAGACGTCTGGATCATGCTGGCGACGGGGGTGCTCGGCTACCTGCTGCGCAAGCTCGACTTCGAGACGGCCCCGATCGTGCTGGGCCTGATCCTGGCCCCGATGATCGAAATGGCGCTCCGACAGTCGCTGGCGATGTCCGATGGGCACTACGCGATCCTGGTCGCGCGTCCGATCTCCGCCGCGCTGCTGGCGGTCGGCGCTGCGCTCGTCCTGCTGAGCCTCAAGCCCCTCGTCTCGCGCGGCCTGGACTGGCGCGCGAGGCTGGCGCTGGCCGAAAAAGGAGAAGAGCTATGA
- a CDS encoding tripartite tricarboxylate transporter TctB family protein yields the protein VMLTTDRVAGSALVLFALAVLVESRKLPLGTLRNPGPAYMPVLLALILVSSGICLCVGGGGAARLGAVGWSEWRHAVAILGVCAFAALALERLGYRPTVAVTLAFLVGVVERKGLLLTVVFSLALAAGTFFLFDTLLRVQLPRGPFGL from the coding sequence GTCATGCTGACGACCGATCGCGTCGCGGGCAGCGCCCTCGTCCTGTTCGCGCTGGCCGTGCTCGTGGAGAGTCGCAAGCTCCCGCTGGGGACGCTCCGCAATCCGGGCCCCGCCTACATGCCCGTGCTGCTCGCGCTGATTCTAGTATCCTCGGGCATCTGCCTCTGCGTCGGGGGTGGCGGCGCCGCGCGCCTGGGCGCGGTGGGCTGGTCGGAGTGGCGACACGCCGTCGCCATCCTGGGCGTCTGCGCGTTCGCCGCGCTGGCGCTCGAGCGGCTCGGTTACCGCCCGACGGTGGCGGTCACGCTCGCCTTCCTCGTCGGCGTCGTCGAGCGGAAGGGGCTGCTGCTGACCGTGGTGTTCAGCCTGGCGCTGGCGGCCGGGACCTTCTTCCTCTTCGACACGCTGCTGCGAGTGCAGCTTCCCCGCGGGCCCTTCGGTCTGTGA